One Urechidicola croceus genomic window, TTGATTTTTACTATCCCAATTTTGTGGAGCAATTTTAATTCCCGTAGAATAAACAAGTTCATTTCTGTGAGGCCACAGAACCTTAACACTAATTGGAGTTTGATTCAATGTTTTTTTATTTCTAATTAAAAAAGTAATGGATGCCATTCTTAACAATTTTTGAATACCGAATATAAACATAAATTATGTTGTACCGTAAATTGTACCGAAAAATTCTTTATCTATCTTTATTTGATTTTACTCAATTTAATGAATAAAACACTGAATGCCTAATAAAATAAAGGGATGTAGATATAATTGCATAAAAAAAGCATCTCAATTGAGATGCTTTTTGCGGTCTGGACGGGACTCGAACCCGCGACCCCCTGCGTGACAGGCAGGTATTCTAACCAGCTGAACTACCAGACCGTTGCTCTTAGCGGATGCAAATATAGTAGTGTTATTTGAATCTACAAAGTTTTTTGTAAAAAAAATCACATAATTTTTTTTCGACTAATTAAATATGAAATCAACACTTGATGAAAGTCTTTATTAATATCCACAGGCACATAATCAATCTTATATTGCATGCATTTCATTTTCAAGTTATTAAAATATTCCTGCACTACCTTTTTATATTCACTCTTTACAGAATCTGCATATAAATTAATATGTTCTCCTGTTTCTACATCAACAAAGTTTTTTGGTGTGTTATCAAAATCAAAATTTAATTCTCGCTTACCATCGTATGTGTGAAATAATACAACTTCATGCTTATTGTATTTTAAATGACGTAAAGCTTCAAATAGTTCTTCCTCTTCTTTATCGTCTTGAAACATATCAGTAAATAAAAAAATTAAAGATCTACGGTGAATTTTTTCAGCAACTTGATGTAATATCTTATATGTTGAAGTTACCTTTTTCGGTTTTGAATGAAGCAATTCTTCAAGTTGTTTAAATAACATACGCCTATGAGCATCACTTCCTTTTTCTGGCGCGTAATACTCAAAATCATCAGAATAAATACTAAGCCCTACCGCATCACGCTGACGTTTTAAAATATCCATTAATGCAGCTGATGCTATTGCAGAAAAACAAATTTTATTTAAATTATCAATTGTAGGGTTTTTAATCTCTGGATAGTGCATCGAAGCCGAATTATCAACGATAATATGACATCTTAAATTTGTTTCCTCTTCGTAACGTTTTACGTATAACTTTTCTGTTTTGGCAAACAACTTCCAATCAATATGCTTTGTACTTTCTCCTTTATTATACAAACGATGTTCGGCAAACTCAACAGAAAACCCATGAAACGGGCTTTTATGCATTCCTGTAATAAAACCCTCAACTACCTGATTGGCTAACAGTTCTATATTTTTTAATTCGGATATGTGTTTTACGGAAATGTCGCTCATTCGTATAAATTAATAGGTAAATATAATTCTTTTAATACAAAAAAGGCTCAACGAATGTTGAGCCTTTTAGTTTATTTCAATTGTGCTTTTTACAATGCAGCGTCAATTTTTTGAGTATATGTGCTTTTTGGAGCAACTCCAACTTGCT contains:
- a CDS encoding DUF58 domain-containing protein — protein: MSDISVKHISELKNIELLANQVVEGFITGMHKSPFHGFSVEFAEHRLYNKGESTKHIDWKLFAKTEKLYVKRYEEETNLRCHIIVDNSASMHYPEIKNPTIDNLNKICFSAIASAALMDILKRQRDAVGLSIYSDDFEYYAPEKGSDAHRRMLFKQLEELLHSKPKKVTSTYKILHQVAEKIHRRSLIFLFTDMFQDDKEEEELFEALRHLKYNKHEVVLFHTYDGKRELNFDFDNTPKNFVDVETGEHINLYADSVKSEYKKVVQEYFNNLKMKCMQYKIDYVPVDINKDFHQVLISYLISRKKIM